A genomic region of uncultured Paludibaculum sp. contains the following coding sequences:
- the fliP gene encoding flagellar type III secretion system pore protein FliP (The bacterial flagellar biogenesis protein FliP forms a type III secretion system (T3SS)-type pore required for flagellar assembly.) translates to MLLSLLLAAAPAAPMLSPFGVKSTGGATLSTPMQIVIMLTLMTLLPALIMSVTPFLRVVVVLHFLRQALGTQSTPSNQIIIGLSLFLALLVMQPVGMQMYKDGWQPMEEGRLTPAQAMDAGSQPLKQFLTKFVREADVRLFLDATHSPSPRNPQDVELRILIPAYILSELKAAFQIGAVLFLPFLVIDLLVASVTLSLGMVQLPPVMISAPFKLLLFVLVDGWSLVIGSLLKSLQV, encoded by the coding sequence ATGCTTCTCTCCCTACTCCTTGCCGCCGCTCCCGCCGCGCCCATGCTCTCGCCCTTCGGAGTCAAATCCACGGGCGGAGCAACCCTGAGTACGCCGATGCAGATCGTCATCATGCTCACGCTGATGACGCTGCTACCGGCGCTCATCATGTCCGTCACGCCTTTTCTGCGCGTAGTGGTTGTCCTGCACTTCCTGCGCCAGGCCCTGGGCACCCAGTCCACCCCGTCCAACCAGATCATCATCGGACTCTCGCTCTTCCTGGCCCTTCTCGTCATGCAGCCGGTGGGCATGCAGATGTATAAGGATGGCTGGCAACCCATGGAGGAAGGCCGTCTGACACCGGCCCAGGCCATGGACGCCGGCTCGCAGCCTCTCAAACAGTTCCTGACGAAGTTCGTTCGCGAAGCCGACGTGCGGCTCTTCCTCGACGCCACTCACTCGCCCAGTCCGCGTAATCCGCAGGACGTCGAACTGCGCATCCTCATCCCGGCCTACATCCTTTCTGAGCTGAAAGCCGCCTTCCAGATCGGCGCCGTCCTCTTTCTGCCGTTCCTCGTCATCGATCTGCTCGTAGCCTCGGTGACCTTGTCACTGGGCATGGTCCAGCTACCACCCGTCATGATCTCCGCGCCCTTCAAGCTGCTGCTGTTCGTGCTCGTTGACGGCTGGAGCCTTGTCATCGGATCCCTTCTCAAGAGTCTGCAGGTTTAG
- a CDS encoding flagellar biosynthetic protein FliQ — MTPESAINIIREALLTALLLGAPLLLVGFVVGAAVSLFQVATSIQDNAVGTVPRLAAILGTFLVLLPWMLSRMITYAASIFGDLGRYAR, encoded by the coding sequence ATGACGCCCGAATCAGCCATCAACATCATTCGCGAAGCCCTTCTCACCGCCCTCCTGCTGGGCGCGCCCCTTCTCCTGGTCGGCTTCGTCGTCGGCGCCGCCGTAAGCTTGTTTCAGGTCGCCACGTCCATCCAGGACAATGCCGTCGGCACCGTGCCGCGCCTGGCCGCGATTCTCGGCACCTTTCTCGTCCTTCTGCCCTGGATGCTCAGCCGCATGATCACCTACGCCGCGTCGATTTTTGGAGATCTCGGCCGCTATGCCCGCTGA
- a CDS encoding flagellar biosynthetic protein FliR, which produces MPAEFAIGTSTLLSFLAVLVRVSGVFAFVALPGLKEGPEPIKAFFALSFTLALMPLWPVLPEGSLSTGIYFGWIASEAAFGIAVGICLAIVMEVFLLTAQVLSLQSGLSYASAVDPNSLADSGALTLTANLTAGLLIFATGLHRQIILALARSLELLPPGSFVIHRATVTDLMQYSGAIFSTGLRLALPIMAFLFMLDMALSLMGRINPGLQLFSLSFPAKIFLTLFIYSQVLVLFPRVFERLANSCMTHINRLLPGGF; this is translated from the coding sequence ATGCCCGCTGAGTTCGCCATCGGCACATCGACGCTGCTGAGCTTCCTCGCCGTTCTGGTGCGGGTCAGCGGCGTCTTTGCCTTTGTCGCCCTGCCGGGCCTGAAGGAAGGCCCTGAGCCCATCAAGGCGTTCTTTGCCCTCAGCTTCACCCTTGCCCTGATGCCGTTGTGGCCCGTCCTGCCGGAGGGTTCGCTGTCGACAGGTATCTACTTCGGATGGATCGCCTCGGAAGCGGCCTTCGGTATCGCGGTCGGCATCTGCCTGGCCATTGTGATGGAGGTCTTCCTGCTCACGGCGCAGGTCCTCAGTCTCCAGTCGGGCCTTAGCTACGCATCGGCCGTCGATCCCAACTCCCTGGCCGATTCCGGCGCGTTGACCCTCACCGCGAATCTCACGGCCGGCCTGCTGATCTTCGCCACCGGACTCCATCGCCAGATCATCCTGGCGCTGGCCCGCAGCCTGGAACTCCTGCCCCCCGGCAGCTTCGTCATCCACCGGGCCACCGTCACCGACCTCATGCAATACTCCGGCGCCATCTTCTCCACCGGCCTGCGCCTCGCCCTGCCCATCATGGCATTCCTGTTCATGCTCGACATGGCTCTGTCGCTGATGGGCCGCATCAATCCCGGACTCCAGCTGTTCAGCCTCTCCTTCCCCGCCAAGATCTTTCTCACTCTCTTCATCTACTCCCAGGTGCTGGTGCTGTTCCCGCGTGTCTTCGAACGCCTCGCCAACAGCTGCATGACACACATCAACCGCCTGCTGCCCGGCGGTTTCTGA
- a CDS encoding EscU/YscU/HrcU family type III secretion system export apparatus switch protein, whose translation MSDKSQQTEKPTQRRKLKAREEGQFVSSRDFISSVQFVGFLMMTGAYGAVWFRECREALAQYLSGVAQQTITVATVQNLFIFLIARNVKPLLVAGGVMVMGTIGFHLASTGMGFSFKRLAPSASKFNPVKRLKDTYSQSFMSAASALALLVVFIAALYWLIDTRLQSVILLSMTDFEAGLGSVANMSLDLLWKGAYILFLMGTIDFVRQFRRHSQSLKMSKQEIKDEMKETDGNPLVKMRLRRLQRELRRNRMMKDVQTATAVIVNPTHYAVALLYEHGKFAAPRVVAKGRGFIALKIKEIARQHHVPIVENPPLARTIYKSVKISQEIPPALYRAVAEVLAYVHRIRNSMY comes from the coding sequence ATGTCGGATAAGTCGCAACAAACCGAGAAACCCACACAGCGACGCAAGCTGAAGGCACGGGAAGAAGGCCAGTTCGTCAGCTCCCGCGACTTCATCAGCAGCGTACAGTTCGTTGGTTTCCTGATGATGACCGGTGCGTACGGCGCGGTCTGGTTCCGCGAATGCCGCGAGGCGCTGGCCCAATACCTCTCCGGAGTCGCCCAGCAGACCATCACCGTCGCCACGGTCCAGAACCTTTTCATCTTCCTGATCGCCCGCAACGTCAAGCCCCTGCTGGTAGCCGGCGGCGTGATGGTGATGGGCACGATAGGCTTCCACCTGGCCTCCACCGGCATGGGGTTCAGCTTCAAACGCCTGGCGCCCAGCGCCAGCAAGTTCAATCCTGTCAAACGTTTGAAGGACACCTACTCGCAGTCGTTCATGTCCGCGGCCAGCGCGTTGGCCCTGCTGGTGGTCTTCATCGCCGCTCTATACTGGCTCATCGACACCCGCCTGCAGTCCGTCATCCTGCTGTCGATGACCGATTTCGAAGCCGGCCTCGGCTCCGTGGCCAACATGTCGCTCGACCTGCTCTGGAAGGGCGCCTACATCCTGTTCCTCATGGGCACCATCGATTTTGTCCGTCAATTTCGCCGTCATTCGCAGTCCCTGAAGATGAGCAAACAGGAAATTAAAGACGAAATGAAGGAGACGGACGGCAATCCGCTGGTAAAAATGCGTCTGCGCCGCCTGCAGCGCGAGCTGCGCCGCAACCGCATGATGAAGGATGTCCAAACGGCCACCGCCGTCATCGTCAACCCCACTCACTACGCCGTCGCATTGCTCTACGAACACGGCAAGTTCGCCGCCCCTCGAGTGGTCGCCAAAGGCCGTGGGTTCATAGCTCTGAAGATCAAGGAGATCGCCCGCCAGCACCACGTCCCCATCGTGGAGAACCCACCGTTGGCGCGCACCATCTACAAATCGGTGAAAATCAGCCAGGAGATTCCGCCCGCGCTCTATCGCGCCGTCGCCGAGGTGCTGGCCTATGTCCACCGAATTCGAAATTCCATGTACTAA
- a CDS encoding response regulator, whose amino-acid sequence MSLSALIVMDELADRSVVESSLRAKPIVFERCFAACATSTAHRWLEHEQVDLVFVDLDLEGGSQMVRDLRTNSRYGALPVVGMSYNSDAELVGQLLNGGLDAFLSKPLRRDIVRAEIEEIAGLRSGQSV is encoded by the coding sequence ATGTCCCTGTCGGCACTCATTGTCATGGATGAACTCGCGGACCGCTCGGTCGTCGAGTCCTCGCTACGCGCCAAGCCCATCGTCTTCGAACGCTGCTTTGCCGCCTGCGCCACCTCCACCGCGCACCGCTGGCTGGAACACGAGCAGGTGGATCTGGTCTTCGTGGACCTCGACCTGGAAGGCGGATCACAGATGGTGCGCGACCTGCGCACGAACTCTCGCTACGGGGCATTGCCCGTAGTCGGCATGTCATACAACTCCGACGCGGAACTGGTGGGCCAGCTCCTCAACGGCGGTCTGGATGCTTTTCTGTCCAAACCTCTTAGGCGCGACATAGTCCGGGCAGAGATCGAGGAGATTGCCGGGCTCCG